A section of the Zavarzinella sp. genome encodes:
- a CDS encoding DUF1553 domain-containing protein — MSKLNATLFTLLGLISFGSFPTVHAQPNNDSGSPKSQPILHWTFDDPKEKGVPANFPRGAGPRLPVYPNYPATNMAGEFGKQPIVLEDSALPDQQLRFSNGDSITMECWVKVQSLPQNSYAYLIGKGRTLQKGFPTINQNYALRLHQTPQHTAISFLFSSAPTKETPAQWHRWTSDQGFGTSGWHHVAITYTFGKPKTIKGFIDGQVVRGKWDMAGETAAPPVEDGDKLMLGTGNGGGAGNTFKGWLDDVMVWREAVPDAVLKERFQMQPPVPILKPQDIPDGKVLVHLCEDGMPTRNAWPDEQLKPNEKYETTHFGFSGYPQKYTSTGVRADRANPFLFRAASMIQLPPGNHRLLLRGRGAARLYVDGKLVMSNPFPKEDSSGHGTIKLPDSYLNLGPDFRFAPPGNSESWMELQSTGKKQLFVLETIVGGYVGKLNRRPEMGETVVAISFEGTDRWQLLTPTEQEISYNDAGWHEYDRGQQQMLMEMDAAARAKLRTQFAEEWKARREAARQWLESTPEPAIPKLLAGYPANNAIDHFLALKIVTVKNQQQQVVAGNVDFYRSIAPILQQKCYGCHAGSNAKGGLRLDSLKHAMHGGNDEGAAISPGKPETSALLSRVNSNDSSLVMPPKGEKLSPKEIELITAWIKQGATWPDLDVNRFELTDLTDDLTFLRRLSLDTVGVVPTLAEIAEFQADHQPNKRQRWIEKRLSDPRWADQWMGYWLDVLAENPNILNPTLNNTGPFRWWIYESLLDNKPMDLFVTELIRMEGSERFGGPAGFGIASQNDVPMAAKAMIVANAFMGVQMKCARCHDAPGHRSTQEELFQLAALLQTKPIKLPASSSVPLDAFHGLQRKPLIQVTLKPGTTVAPAWPFTTIFEAPALDAEKNALPREYLARWLTAPQNERFAQVMANRIWQRFMGRGIVETVDDWEKSQPSHPELLQWLGREFVRSGYDTKHIARLIFNSHAYQRQIDPALTKPSPLFTAPARVRLQAEQIVDSLFHAAGKSFPTEEVSLDIDGRRDVRNSISLGVPTRSWMLTSTSNERDRPSLALPRVQAVADVLTAFGWRGARQDPITIRDADTNVIQPAILANGTMMTWLTRLSDDHQITQMAIEAKSAEDFVEALHQRLFTRSATAAERAQLGEYLQDGFTSRMVATPASQAQVRKPKPFVSWSNHLHPDATTLKLQEEGEARRGDPPTNKLTAPWREKLEDVLWTMLMSPEMIYRP; from the coding sequence ATGTCAAAATTAAACGCTACACTTTTCACGCTGCTTGGGCTGATCAGTTTTGGTTCATTTCCCACGGTCCATGCCCAGCCTAATAACGACTCTGGTAGTCCCAAAAGCCAGCCAATTCTGCATTGGACATTTGACGATCCCAAGGAAAAAGGTGTGCCCGCCAATTTCCCACGTGGTGCGGGGCCGCGATTGCCTGTTTACCCCAATTACCCTGCCACCAACATGGCGGGCGAGTTTGGCAAACAGCCAATTGTGCTGGAAGACAGTGCATTGCCAGATCAGCAGTTGCGTTTTTCCAATGGTGATTCCATCACGATGGAATGCTGGGTTAAGGTTCAAAGTCTGCCGCAGAATTCTTACGCTTATTTGATTGGTAAAGGTAGAACGCTGCAGAAAGGTTTTCCCACTATCAATCAGAATTATGCATTGCGTTTGCACCAGACACCCCAGCACACTGCTATCAGTTTTTTGTTTTCATCTGCCCCCACGAAAGAAACGCCTGCCCAGTGGCATCGTTGGACCAGCGACCAGGGTTTTGGCACGTCCGGCTGGCACCACGTGGCTATTACGTATACCTTCGGCAAACCAAAAACCATCAAAGGATTCATCGATGGTCAGGTAGTACGTGGCAAATGGGACATGGCAGGTGAAACCGCCGCACCGCCAGTAGAGGATGGCGATAAGCTGATGCTGGGAACTGGCAACGGTGGTGGTGCTGGCAATACATTCAAAGGATGGCTTGATGATGTGATGGTGTGGCGAGAAGCAGTACCTGATGCAGTATTGAAAGAGCGATTTCAGATGCAGCCACCAGTACCAATTTTGAAACCACAGGATATTCCTGATGGCAAAGTATTGGTGCATCTGTGTGAAGATGGCATGCCCACACGAAATGCCTGGCCGGATGAACAATTGAAGCCTAATGAAAAGTACGAAACGACCCACTTTGGCTTTTCCGGTTACCCGCAGAAATATACCTCAACGGGGGTGCGGGCCGACCGTGCCAATCCGTTCCTGTTTCGCGCTGCAAGTATGATCCAGTTACCGCCAGGGAATCACCGCCTGCTCTTGCGCGGGCGCGGTGCAGCACGTTTGTATGTGGATGGTAAACTGGTCATGTCCAATCCATTTCCCAAAGAAGATTCTTCTGGGCACGGTACGATCAAGTTACCTGATAGTTACCTGAACCTTGGGCCAGATTTTCGCTTTGCCCCGCCAGGAAACAGCGAAAGCTGGATGGAATTGCAGTCGACTGGTAAGAAGCAGTTATTTGTGCTGGAAACGATTGTGGGGGGATATGTTGGCAAGCTGAATCGTCGCCCGGAAATGGGCGAAACTGTGGTAGCCATATCTTTCGAAGGCACCGATCGCTGGCAACTGCTGACCCCCACGGAACAAGAGATCAGCTACAACGATGCTGGCTGGCATGAGTATGATCGAGGTCAGCAACAAATGCTGATGGAAATGGATGCTGCAGCACGTGCAAAACTCCGCACGCAATTTGCTGAGGAATGGAAAGCCCGCCGAGAAGCGGCACGGCAATGGCTGGAAAGCACACCAGAACCGGCAATTCCTAAGTTGCTGGCTGGTTATCCTGCAAACAATGCAATTGATCACTTCCTGGCACTTAAAATTGTTACGGTTAAAAATCAGCAACAACAGGTTGTAGCTGGTAATGTGGATTTCTATCGGTCGATCGCACCGATTCTGCAACAGAAGTGTTATGGGTGCCACGCAGGCAGTAATGCCAAGGGTGGGCTACGGCTCGATTCTCTCAAGCATGCAATGCATGGTGGCAATGACGAAGGTGCTGCGATTTCGCCTGGGAAACCGGAAACAAGTGCATTGTTGTCGCGTGTCAACAGTAATGATTCCTCGTTAGTAATGCCACCAAAAGGTGAGAAATTATCGCCCAAAGAAATTGAATTAATCACTGCCTGGATCAAGCAAGGTGCGACATGGCCAGACCTGGATGTGAACCGCTTTGAACTAACCGATCTGACCGATGATCTGACTTTCCTGCGCCGATTATCTCTGGATACGGTTGGCGTGGTACCCACTCTGGCAGAAATTGCTGAGTTTCAGGCAGACCACCAACCGAATAAACGCCAACGCTGGATTGAAAAGCGACTTTCAGACCCCAGGTGGGCTGATCAGTGGATGGGTTACTGGTTAGATGTACTGGCCGAAAATCCAAATATTCTTAACCCCACGTTAAATAACACGGGGCCATTTCGCTGGTGGATCTACGAATCGCTGCTTGATAACAAACCAATGGATCTATTCGTTACGGAATTGATCCGCATGGAAGGAAGCGAACGCTTTGGTGGGCCTGCTGGGTTTGGCATTGCTTCTCAGAATGATGTGCCAATGGCTGCCAAGGCGATGATTGTTGCCAATGCCTTCATGGGTGTGCAGATGAAATGTGCCCGCTGCCACGATGCACCCGGACACCGTTCTACACAAGAAGAGCTGTTTCAACTTGCGGCACTGCTGCAGACCAAACCGATCAAGCTGCCCGCCAGCAGTAGTGTGCCGCTGGATGCTTTCCATGGATTACAGCGAAAGCCACTAATTCAGGTCACTTTGAAGCCAGGCACAACGGTAGCACCTGCATGGCCGTTTACCACAATTTTTGAGGCTCCTGCGCTGGATGCCGAGAAAAATGCACTACCAAGAGAGTACCTGGCACGCTGGCTGACAGCACCACAGAATGAGCGATTTGCCCAGGTAATGGCCAACCGTATCTGGCAGCGTTTCATGGGTCGTGGGATTGTGGAAACAGTTGATGACTGGGAGAAATCCCAGCCAAGTCACCCGGAATTATTGCAGTGGTTAGGGCGGGAATTTGTCCGCAGCGGCTACGACACCAAACATATCGCTCGCCTGATTTTCAATTCGCATGCATATCAGCGGCAGATTGATCCCGCACTGACCAAGCCATCCCCATTGTTTACGGCACCTGCCCGCGTGCGATTGCAGGCGGAACAAATCGTCGATTCCTTGTTCCATGCTGCAGGAAAGTCTTTCCCTACTGAGGAAGTAAGTCTGGATATCGATGGGCGACGCGATGTGCGAAATTCAATTTCGCTGGGTGTGCCCACTCGTTCCTGGATGTTGACTTCCACCTCCAATGAACGGGACAGACCCAGTCTGGCACTTCCCCGCGTGCAGGCCGTTGCCGATGTGCTTACTGCTTTTGGCTGGCGTGGGGCCCGGCAAGACCCGATCACCATTCGAGATGCGGATACCAACGTCATTCAACCGGCAATTCTGGCAAATGGTACAATGATGACCTGGCTGACACGCTTAAGCGATGATCATCAAATTACACAAATGGCAATCGAAGCCAAATCTGCAGAAGATTTTGTGGAGGCACTGCATCAGCGACTGTTCACGCGGTCTGCAACTGCTGCCGAACGAGCGCAATTGGGGGAATATCTACAGGATGGCTTTACCAGCAGGATGGTGGCAACCCCTGCCTCACAAGCCCAGGTGCGGAAACCCAAACCGTTTGTCTCCTGGTCGAATCACTTACACCCCGATGCCACCACGTTGAAACTACAGGAAGAAGGAGAGGCACGCAGGGGAGATCCACCAACGAATAAACTGACAGCACCCTGGCGGGAAAAGCTGGAAGATGTGCTCTGGACCATGCTGATGTCTCCAGAAATGATCTACCGCCCGTAA
- the dapA gene encoding 4-hydroxy-tetrahydrodipicolinate synthase — MSGERFSGLTVAIVTPFKDGKVDFPALQELVDWHVEEGTDCLAPVGTTGESPTLDHEEHEQVIAAVVERAAGRIKVMAGTGSNSTREAIRLTQSAEKCGANGALIVGPYYNKPNQEGYFRHFAALAEATALPIVLYNIPGRTGSNILPETIARIHKSYPSVVAVKEATGSLDQASQIATLCDINILSGDDSLTLPLMSIGGGGVVSVVGNLVPKDMKAMVQAFASRNIDEAIRLHKKLFPLCRDMLGIASNPIPVKTALKLLGKGTGEVRLPLYPLDADGEAKVKQALVNYGLLS; from the coding sequence ATGAGTGGGGAACGTTTTTCAGGACTAACAGTTGCAATTGTCACCCCATTCAAGGATGGCAAAGTAGATTTTCCTGCATTGCAGGAACTGGTCGACTGGCACGTAGAAGAGGGCACAGACTGCCTGGCACCCGTGGGCACCACTGGAGAATCTCCCACGCTGGATCATGAGGAGCACGAACAAGTGATTGCCGCAGTGGTAGAACGTGCGGCAGGTCGCATTAAAGTGATGGCTGGAACCGGATCGAATTCCACTCGGGAAGCAATCCGCCTGACACAATCAGCAGAAAAATGTGGGGCGAATGGTGCGTTGATTGTCGGCCCGTATTACAACAAACCGAATCAGGAAGGTTATTTCCGCCATTTTGCAGCACTGGCCGAAGCAACTGCCCTGCCAATTGTACTGTACAATATTCCTGGACGCACAGGTTCGAACATTCTGCCGGAAACGATTGCCCGCATCCACAAAAGCTACCCTTCGGTGGTGGCAGTCAAAGAAGCCACTGGTTCGTTGGATCAGGCATCACAAATCGCCACACTGTGCGACATCAATATTCTTTCCGGCGACGATTCACTGACTCTCCCACTGATGAGTATTGGTGGGGGTGGCGTAGTTTCCGTGGTGGGGAATCTGGTGCCCAAAGATATGAAAGCGATGGTACAGGCATTTGCCAGTCGGAATATCGATGAAGCCATTCGTCTGCACAAAAAACTGTTCCCACTGTGTCGCGATATGCTGGGCATTGCCTCGAACCCGATCCCGGTTAAAACCGCCTTGAAGTTGCTTGGTAAAGGCACCGGGGAAGTACGGCTGCCACTTTATCCATTGGATGCGGATGGTGAGGCAAAAGTGAAACAGGCCCTGGTAAACTATGGATTATTGAGCTGA
- a CDS encoding DUF1549 domain-containing protein — protein MTNRTFRWGSTFSVAFAMLVVGNVFGQNQAPPATSIINEELSKSWKAAELRPSKRSTDYEFVRRAFIDIIGRIPSAEEARDFADLDRTPNKRAKLVHRLLYARDYNPKDSRGRPMMDPANPKQKMTYDYASEYARHWSNIWTVWLMTRGGVAEEYHDSMELYLESEFVKNTPWNELVRALVTAKGKTNDNGAAAFVMAHLGERTPQDRRMEDGPWDAVPITSRVTRLFLGIQTNCIQCHDHPFSPELKQEHFWQVNAFFRTTDIDRMPANRNGNNNKKMAALPVEVKDDPEYNRSQRIFMERRSGVIFAVKPNFLPNMAELMEDAGAPKRTVPAGKSRRDALADYLLQHDNFGKAFVNRMWGHFFGRGMNELAAADDFGGHNQVVHVDLLTKLGHTFSVEYYYDIKKMIETICNSDAYSLSYQANGLPEGKGGNATLEAEPYFTRMPLKSMSPEVLFESLEVATRLGEAADKDARRAKRTTWMNKLVANFGDDEGNEVTFNGTIVQALLMMNGPELNSEISRKNNSTVERAMAMYPGRGTAYDEASIVNELFMTALARKPSTVIKVEIPRVNPRTNEVMKDSKGDVLTTQITEDMFIKQQILAVRQKATGGNAKQVYQEFFEDLFWSLLNSSEFILNH, from the coding sequence ATGACCAACCGTACATTCCGGTGGGGGAGCACGTTCAGCGTCGCTTTTGCCATGCTGGTAGTGGGCAACGTCTTCGGGCAGAATCAGGCACCGCCTGCAACAAGCATCATTAACGAAGAATTGTCCAAATCCTGGAAGGCAGCCGAATTGCGACCTTCCAAACGTTCAACAGATTACGAATTTGTCCGTCGGGCATTTATCGACATCATTGGGCGTATTCCCTCAGCAGAAGAAGCACGTGATTTTGCCGATCTGGACCGCACCCCGAACAAGCGGGCGAAACTGGTCCATCGATTGCTGTACGCACGAGATTACAATCCCAAAGACAGTCGGGGCCGTCCGATGATGGATCCCGCGAATCCGAAGCAGAAAATGACCTACGATTACGCTTCGGAATACGCACGTCACTGGTCGAACATCTGGACCGTCTGGTTAATGACTCGTGGTGGTGTTGCTGAAGAATACCACGATTCGATGGAACTTTATCTCGAATCGGAATTTGTGAAAAATACCCCCTGGAATGAACTGGTGCGTGCGTTGGTGACTGCCAAAGGCAAAACCAACGATAACGGTGCCGCTGCATTCGTGATGGCTCACCTTGGCGAACGCACCCCGCAGGATCGTCGGATGGAAGATGGTCCTTGGGATGCTGTACCCATTACTTCCCGCGTTACCCGCTTGTTCCTGGGCATTCAAACCAACTGTATTCAGTGCCACGATCACCCGTTCAGTCCGGAATTGAAACAGGAGCACTTCTGGCAGGTGAATGCGTTTTTCCGCACCACCGATATTGACCGGATGCCCGCCAACCGCAACGGCAATAACAACAAGAAGATGGCAGCACTGCCTGTGGAAGTGAAAGATGATCCCGAATACAACCGCAGCCAGCGGATTTTCATGGAACGTCGCAGTGGTGTGATTTTTGCAGTGAAACCAAATTTCCTGCCGAACATGGCTGAACTAATGGAAGATGCTGGTGCACCGAAACGAACCGTGCCCGCCGGGAAATCGCGTCGGGATGCTCTGGCAGATTACCTGTTACAGCATGATAACTTCGGAAAAGCATTCGTTAACCGAATGTGGGGGCACTTCTTTGGCCGTGGTATGAATGAACTGGCCGCAGCCGACGACTTTGGTGGCCACAATCAAGTGGTTCATGTTGACCTGCTGACCAAACTGGGCCACACATTCTCAGTTGAATACTACTACGACATTAAGAAAATGATTGAAACCATCTGCAATAGCGATGCCTACAGCCTGTCTTACCAGGCTAACGGCCTGCCCGAGGGCAAAGGCGGCAACGCAACGTTGGAAGCAGAACCGTATTTCACCCGCATGCCGTTGAAATCGATGTCGCCTGAAGTGCTGTTCGAATCCTTGGAAGTTGCAACCCGCCTTGGGGAAGCAGCAGACAAAGATGCCCGTCGTGCCAAACGCACCACCTGGATGAACAAATTGGTGGCAAACTTTGGTGATGATGAAGGGAACGAAGTGACCTTCAATGGTACGATTGTTCAAGCGTTGTTGATGATGAATGGTCCGGAATTGAACAGTGAAATCAGTCGCAAGAACAACAGTACTGTTGAGCGGGCAATGGCCATGTACCCCGGCCGTGGTACTGCATATGATGAAGCATCGATTGTCAATGAACTGTTTATGACTGCATTGGCACGCAAACCAAGCACGGTTATTAAGGTTGAAATCCCTCGCGTCAATCCTCGCACCAATGAAGTGATGAAGGATTCGAAAGGTGATGTGCTGACCACGCAGATTACCGAGGATATGTTTATCAAACAACAGATCCTGGCTGTGCGTCAGAAAGCAACAGGTGGCAATGCCAAACAGGTTTATCAGGAATTCTTTGAAGATTTGTTCTGGTCGCTGCTCAACTCTTCAGAATTCATTCTGAATCACTAA
- a CDS encoding gamma carbonic anhydrase family protein, with translation MSFREHQGVYLASNVIVTGNVVLATGVNLWYGTIIRGDIAQIKLETNANIQDGCILHTDFGVDLLIEEGVVAGHGAIIHGSRVGRNTLIGIGARILSGTLIGEESIIAAGSVVVEGAVIPPRSVVMGIPGKVVRQATDEDIAKTISINQRYLELARSYTRNEIVFPYD, from the coding sequence ATGTCTTTTCGAGAACACCAAGGGGTGTATCTTGCCTCCAATGTGATCGTTACTGGCAATGTGGTGCTGGCCACCGGGGTGAACCTCTGGTACGGTACTATCATCCGTGGCGATATTGCCCAGATCAAACTGGAAACCAATGCCAATATTCAGGATGGATGTATTCTGCATACCGACTTCGGTGTTGATCTGCTTATCGAAGAAGGGGTTGTCGCAGGGCACGGTGCCATTATCCATGGTTCCCGCGTTGGCAGAAATACCCTGATTGGCATCGGTGCTAGAATACTTTCAGGAACTCTGATCGGTGAAGAATCGATCATCGCTGCTGGCAGTGTTGTGGTTGAAGGTGCAGTGATTCCCCCACGTTCGGTGGTAATGGGCATACCTGGGAAAGTGGTGCGTCAGGCAACAGATGAAGACATTGCAAAAACAATCAGCATCAACCAGCGTTATCTGGAATTAGCTCGGTCTTATACACGCAATGAAATAGTTTTTCCTTATGACTGA